Proteins from a genomic interval of Rubinisphaera italica:
- a CDS encoding HAD family hydrolase — protein MKPKITAVVFDLDGLMFNTEMIFNKTGTELLRRRGITDVQPVIDRMMGRRAHEAFAEMIDHCNFTESIEELQVESNEIFHALLFDHIEPMPGLFDLLDLIEQQELPKAVATSSGRDYLEEILTHFSILDRFQKTFTSNDVEHGKPHPEIYLKATHELGHSPANVLVLEDSSNGTKAAAAAGTHIVSVPHEFSRGQDFSSAKYIAESLSDPYILNLLRS, from the coding sequence ATGAAACCTAAGATTACGGCTGTCGTGTTTGATCTCGATGGCTTGATGTTTAATACGGAAATGATTTTCAATAAAACAGGCACCGAGCTTCTACGGCGGCGCGGGATAACCGATGTGCAGCCTGTGATCGATCGGATGATGGGTCGCCGGGCTCATGAAGCGTTTGCTGAGATGATTGATCACTGCAATTTCACCGAGAGCATCGAAGAGTTGCAGGTCGAGTCGAATGAGATTTTTCATGCCCTGCTGTTCGATCACATCGAGCCGATGCCGGGGCTGTTTGATTTGCTCGATCTTATCGAACAGCAGGAATTGCCCAAGGCGGTGGCGACCTCTTCCGGTCGGGACTATCTCGAAGAGATTTTGACACACTTCAGCATCCTCGACCGATTCCAGAAGACTTTCACCTCGAACGACGTGGAACACGGGAAGCCCCATCCCGAGATTTATCTAAAAGCGACGCATGAGTTGGGACACTCCCCAGCGAATGTTCTTGTACTTGAAGACAGCAGCAATGGCACGAAGGCAGCCGCGGCTGCGGGGACTCATATTGTGTCTGTCCCACATGAATTCAGCCGAGGCCAGGACTTCTCGAGTGCGAAATACATCGCAGAATCGCTGTCCGATCCTTACATTCTTAATTTGCTGCGGTCATAA